A genomic stretch from Deinococcus radiotolerans includes:
- a CDS encoding DUF4384 domain-containing protein, producing the protein MRNAILLGTLALGLSACSVTVRPNLGLQGSDSNLITTLRPDRGEGSTYAVGEAVRFVVSTRAAGYVTLIALQGGEASTLIRNAYVPAGTTVFPRAQDGVTYNVSYPRGLQRVRAIFTRVRPTSDLVLRGTYDEGRWNATSTAYIQPYAVQDRDVQETYLYIR; encoded by the coding sequence ATGCGCAATGCGATTCTGCTCGGCACCCTTGCCCTGGGCCTCAGCGCCTGCTCCGTCACCGTCCGCCCCAACCTGGGCCTTCAGGGATCGGACAGCAACCTGATCACGACCCTGCGCCCGGACCGCGGCGAGGGCAGCACCTACGCCGTCGGCGAGGCGGTCCGCTTCGTGGTCAGCACCCGCGCCGCCGGGTACGTCACCCTGATCGCCCTTCAGGGCGGCGAGGCCAGCACCCTGATCCGGAACGCGTACGTGCCGGCTGGAACGACCGTGTTCCCCCGCGCGCAGGACGGCGTGACGTACAACGTCTCCTACCCACGCGGCCTGCAACGCGTCCGCGCGATCTTCACCCGCGTGCGCCCCACCAGTGACCTCGTGCTGCGCGGCACGTACGACGAGGGCCGCTGGAACGCCACCAGCACCGCCTACATCCAGCCGTACGCCGTTCAGGACCGTGACGTGCAGGAAACCTACCTGTACATCCGCTGA